In Candidatus Paceibacterota bacterium, the DNA window TGGGCGATGGCCGCGGCGTAATAGCTCATGGAACAGACGCCGTGCATCTCTGCGGCAAGGGGGTCGGTGACATAGTCGCCGCGCCGGACATGGAGGGAGACCGCATTTGCTTTCTTTATCTCTTCGAGCGCCTTGAGGCTCGCTTCCGAAAGCGCTTTTACGGGCGTTATCTCGGCTCGGAGTTCATCAGCGATGTGTCTGAAATACTTCTCGCCCTGCCAGTCGCCGTCGAAATAGGTCGAGCTTTTCCGGGCAAAGACTTCAACGTCATATGCGAACGTCTTTTCAGGATAATAGAAAGGGAGGAAGAATCGCTTTCCGCGGAGATATTTATAGAATGCGTCGAATGCCTTGTAATGCTTACGGATGCCGACGAAGCCGAACATGTCGCCGTCTTCGGCAAAAGGCGTTTTCGTGTTGAAGAGGTTGAGGGAGTATTTTCTGTGTATCTTATGCGGGTCCCAGCGGGCGTCGTCGCACACTTTTTTGTCGATCAGATAGGGCATTCCGAGGCGCGCCGAGACTCCGCGCGCGAATGCGTACTGAAAGAGCTGATTGCCTGTGCCGCCTTGGATGCGTACGATGATCTTTTTCATTCTTTTATCGTTGCCGGATCGACCGTCTTCCACATGTCTTTGAAACCGGCGTTTCCATAGACCTTGTTCTTGTCGTCGCCTTCGACGACCTCGAAGCCGTTCGATTCCATAAAAGCGTCGAGCTCCGCTTCCGTATACGCTCCTTCGTATTCCGCCTCGAGGGGGATCTCGGCGATGACGAAGACGATCCTCTTCAGATATTCTCCGGCGCTTCGTATAACGGCGATATCGTTTCCTTGGGTATCTACCTTAAGCGCGTCTATGCGCTTGAATCGATCCCAAGGGATATGCGAGAGAAAGTCGGAAAGCCGTACCGTCGGGACGGATATCTGTTTCGCCGTGCGGTAGCGGAGAGGCCTTAGAAAGCTCGATGTGCCGACGCCGTCCGTCACGTTGAATCGTTTCATGTCCGGCTTCGCATCGTCTACGGCAAGGCCGAATACGAGCATGTTCTTTCCGAGGCTCTGTGCCCAGTCGACGCCGCCAACCTTTCGAAGCGAAGGCGCGACGAGCGTTCGGAGCTTATTTCGATCGGCCTTGCCCGTGAATATAAAATCGAGCGCTTCAGGGTTCGGTTCGAAGCCGAATACGAACGTTCGCGGGTCGTTCTTGATCCACAGAGCGGAATTCGGGGCGGTGTAGGAAAGCCCCACGTCTAGGCGGAGCGATGTGATATCGCGGGGTATGTCGAGGCCGAACGCGCTCTCCGTCGAGCGAGCCGATGCATAGAGCTTGTCCGTCAGCGCGC includes these proteins:
- a CDS encoding alpha-1,2-fucosyltransferase, whose translation is MKKIIVRIQGGTGNQLFQYAFARGVSARLGMPYLIDKKVCDDARWDPHKIHRKYSLNLFNTKTPFAEDGDMFGFVGIRKHYKAFDAFYKYLRGKRFFLPFYYPEKTFAYDVEVFARKSSTYFDGDWQGEKYFRHIADELRAEITPVKALSEASLKALEEIKKANAVSLHVRRGDYVTDPLAAEMHGVCSMSYYAAAIAHIEKNVANPHFFIFSDDYAWSVENFKGLKHPVTCIKGTEASDYEDLALMSACKHHIIANSSFGWWGAWLNPRTDKVVVAPKVWFRNAPKADTKDVYAENWIRL
- a CDS encoding FkbM family methyltransferase; translation: MSIKRLAKNIVPSSIYAPLQKKWQSLGERSKERSIARDASACRDTAHDMRALTDKLYASARSTESAFGLDIPRDITSLRLDVGLSYTAPNSALWIKNDPRTFVFGFEPNPEALDFIFTGKADRNKLRTLVAPSLRKVGGVDWAQSLGKNMLVFGLAVDDAKPDMKRFNVTDGVGTSSFLRPLRYRTAKQISVPTVRLSDFLSHIPWDRFKRIDALKVDTQGNDIAVIRSAGEYLKRIVFVIAEIPLEAEYEGAYTEAELDAFMESNGFEVVEGDDKNKVYGNAGFKDMWKTVDPATIKE